In the Candidatus Deferrimicrobiaceae bacterium genome, one interval contains:
- a CDS encoding HAD-IIIA family hydrolase, giving the protein MRGIVFLDRDGTLIEEVGYLSDPREVREIPGAAKSLLRLSGEGFALAVLSNQAGLAKGKFQEDQMEAVHRAFVELFRAKGVEFAAVEYCPHHPEGSVEKYRAVCDCRKPSPGMAQKVLARIGKPASYTMWIVGDKMTDVTMGRSLRAKTILVATGYGESERREGERRGVRPDVFLPSIREAA; this is encoded by the coding sequence ATGAGGGGGATCGTGTTCCTCGACCGGGACGGCACGCTGATCGAGGAGGTGGGGTACCTCTCCGACCCCCGGGAGGTGCGCGAGATTCCCGGGGCGGCTAAGTCCCTCCTGCGCCTTTCGGGGGAGGGATTCGCCCTCGCGGTCCTCTCCAACCAGGCGGGACTCGCGAAGGGGAAGTTCCAAGAGGATCAGATGGAAGCGGTTCACCGGGCGTTCGTCGAACTTTTCCGCGCGAAGGGGGTCGAGTTCGCCGCTGTGGAGTATTGCCCCCACCATCCGGAAGGGTCGGTGGAAAAGTATCGCGCCGTATGCGACTGCCGGAAACCTTCCCCCGGGATGGCGCAAAAGGTGCTGGCGCGCATCGGGAAACCGGCCTCGTATACGATGTGGATCGTCGGTGATAAAATGACCGATGTGACGATGGGCCGCAGTCTGCGGGCGAAAACCATTCTGGTGGCCACAGGATACGGGGAATCGGAGCGCCGGGAGGGGGAGCGCCGCGGTGTCCGGCCCGACGTGTTCCTCCCCAGCATAAGGGAAGCGGCGGA
- a CDS encoding lysophospholipid acyltransferase family protein, with protein MREKAYRAILRLAEALPLPVRSALFELAMLLVWAVDGKHRKIARINLRIAFPGMGDKEAARIVRLCYARMGTAAAEFIHIPKMDRTYVEEHIRIEGLEHLRRSEQERGLGVLGLTGHFGNWELASHAYGTLVAPMAFIVRPLSDPAWDRIVSERREWVGNRVIRKFDSAKEVMREVRRGTMVGILIDQNVDRPQGVLVDFFSKKAYTSYGIARMALALRTNIHSAFIFRDSRRKYHHTLRFGPAIPMDPSAPREEEVVRLTRRCNEELEKVIREDPAHWLWLHRRWKTRPPGEPDLYREVR; from the coding sequence ATGAGGGAAAAGGCGTACCGGGCGATCCTGCGCCTGGCGGAAGCGCTCCCGCTGCCGGTCCGGTCCGCTTTGTTCGAACTGGCGATGCTGCTTGTCTGGGCCGTGGACGGAAAGCACCGGAAGATCGCCCGGATCAACCTCCGGATCGCCTTCCCGGGAATGGGGGACAAGGAAGCCGCCCGGATCGTCCGTCTCTGCTACGCGAGGATGGGCACGGCGGCGGCCGAATTCATCCACATCCCGAAGATGGACCGAACGTATGTCGAGGAGCACATCCGGATCGAGGGTCTCGAGCATCTCCGGCGGAGCGAACAGGAACGGGGCTTGGGTGTGCTCGGGCTCACGGGGCATTTCGGGAACTGGGAACTCGCCTCGCACGCGTACGGCACGCTCGTCGCTCCCATGGCGTTCATCGTCCGCCCGCTTTCGGATCCGGCGTGGGACCGGATCGTTTCGGAGCGGAGGGAATGGGTCGGGAACCGGGTGATCCGGAAGTTCGACTCCGCGAAGGAGGTGATGCGGGAGGTGCGCCGGGGGACCATGGTCGGGATCCTGATCGACCAGAACGTGGACCGTCCCCAGGGGGTGCTGGTCGACTTCTTTTCGAAGAAGGCGTACACGAGCTACGGAATCGCACGGATGGCCCTCGCGCTCCGCACGAATATCCACTCCGCGTTCATCTTCCGGGATTCGCGGAGAAAATACCACCACACCCTGCGGTTCGGGCCGGCGATCCCGATGGACCCGTCCGCGCCGCGGGAGGAGGAGGTGGTGCGTCTCACGCGCCGGTGCAACGAGGAACTGGAGAAGGTGATCCGGGAAGACCCCGCGCATTGGCTCTGGTTACACCGCAGGTGGAAGACGAGGCCGCCTGGGGAACCGGATCTGTACCGGGAGGTCCGATGA